The genomic region GAAGCACAGTTTTGAGGCCAGCGATTTGGGTGAGAACAAGGTAATGTTCCTTTTCCAATCGAAGGATGATATGGAAAGAGTGCTGCTGCTCAGTCCGTCGGCTTTCGATAAATATCTACTGCTTCTTCATAAGCTGGTGCGTGGTGAGGCGGTTAAGGATATCAAATTCGATAGATCACCATTTTGGATCCAAATACACGGACTACCCACAATGTGTCAAACGAAGGAAGTGGGAATGAGTATCGGCGCAACCTTGGGAGAGGTGGAGAAGGTAGATGCCAATGAGAAAGGATTTTGTTTGGGGAGTTATTTGCGCATAAGGGTTAATCTGGATGTCTCCATGCCACTATGTCGAGGACGTAAGGTGCGACTTGGTGGATATGGAGCAAAATGGGTGGATTTCAGATACAGAGGCTCccaatattttgttatttgtgc from Castanea sativa cultivar Marrone di Chiusa Pesio chromosome 11, ASM4071231v1 harbors:
- the LOC142616339 gene encoding uncharacterized protein LOC142616339 gives rise to the protein MEELTDRCARFKLSVKEDVEVAIHAPLIEDGPVLIGKFCTKRRINMELAVRVLRSVWRAKHSFEASDLGENKVMFLFQSKDDMERVLLLSPSAFDKYLLLLHKLVRGEAVKDIKFDRSPFWIQIHGLPTMCQTKEVGMSIGATLGEVEKVDANEKGFCLGSYLRIRVNLDVSMPLCRGRKVRLGGYGAKWVDFRYRGSQYFVICAERSTMMNGIV